In Coriobacteriaceae bacterium, a single window of DNA contains:
- a CDS encoding Rrf2 family transcriptional regulator → MLISSKGRYALRLMIYIAALGDAEGKIALREVADREHISQKYLEQLVRPLMKAGLLKSVRGKGGGYMMAKDPAEVRAGDILRAVEGSTAPVACDGIDNSCTRSDLCSTVKFWRGLDDVIEKYVDGVTLADLAAVPEINFEIKL, encoded by the coding sequence ATGCTCATTTCTTCCAAGGGCCGCTATGCCCTCCGGCTGATGATCTATATCGCGGCGCTCGGTGATGCCGAGGGCAAGATTGCCTTGCGCGAGGTTGCCGACCGCGAGCATATCTCGCAAAAGTATTTGGAGCAGCTGGTTCGTCCGCTTATGAAGGCGGGCCTGCTTAAGAGCGTGCGCGGCAAGGGCGGCGGCTACATGATGGCCAAGGACCCGGCCGAGGTGCGTGCCGGCGACATCCTGCGCGCCGTCGAGGGCAGCACGGCTCCGGTGGCGTGCGACGGCATCGACAACAGCTGCACCCGTAGTGATCTGTGCTCAACGGTCAAGTTCTGGCGCGGTCTGGACGACGTGATCGAAAAGTATGTCGACGGCGTGACCCTGGCCGACCTAGCCGCCGTCCCCGAGATCAACTTTGAGATTAAGCTGTAG
- the sufC gene encoding Fe-S cluster assembly ATPase SufC codes for MSANPLLSIEGLTASVDEKTILHNVNLNVAAGETHVLMGPNGAGKSTLGHLVMGDPVYTVNDGRIVFDGQDITELTTDKRSRAGLFLSFQAPVEIPGVPLSSFLRASIAGRPGLEMKGKEFRRRVKELAAELNMDTAYLNRELGVGFSGGEKKKVEMLQLLLLQPKLAILDETDSGLDVDALSTVSHGMDAYRKSCDGSMLIITHNTRILEHLDVDRVHVMVKGHIVREDDASLIPWIDKNGFETFEREAAEQRAQAEAAAAEQQA; via the coding sequence ATGAGTGCGAATCCGCTGCTTTCCATCGAAGGTCTGACCGCCTCCGTGGACGAGAAGACCATCCTCCACAACGTCAACCTCAACGTCGCCGCCGGCGAGACCCACGTGCTGATGGGACCCAACGGCGCCGGCAAGTCCACCCTCGGCCACCTGGTCATGGGCGACCCTGTCTATACCGTCAACGACGGCCGCATCGTCTTTGACGGCCAGGACATCACCGAGCTCACCACCGACAAGCGCTCGCGCGCCGGCCTGTTCCTGAGCTTCCAGGCCCCGGTCGAGATCCCGGGCGTGCCGCTGTCGAGCTTTTTGCGTGCCAGCATCGCCGGCCGCCCCGGCCTGGAGATGAAGGGCAAGGAGTTCCGCCGGCGCGTCAAGGAGCTCGCGGCAGAGCTCAACATGGACACCGCCTACCTCAACCGCGAGCTGGGCGTGGGCTTCTCGGGCGGCGAGAAAAAGAAGGTCGAGATGCTCCAGCTTCTGCTGCTGCAGCCCAAGCTCGCCATCCTGGACGAAACCGACTCCGGCCTGGACGTCGACGCCCTGTCCACCGTCAGTCATGGCATGGACGCCTACCGCAAGAGCTGCGACGGCTCCATGCTCATCATCACGCACAACACGCGCATCTTGGAGCACCTGGATGTCGACCGCGTCCACGTTATGGTCAAGGGCCACATCGTGCGCGAGGACGACGCCTCGCTCATCCCCTGGATCGACAAGAACGGCTTTGAGACCTTCGAGCGCGAGGCCGCCGAGCAGCGCGCCCAGGCCGAGGCCGCCGCTGCCGAGCAGCAGGCGTAA
- the sufB gene encoding Fe-S cluster assembly protein SufB has translation MTKNRTEVADIDRSLYDFTYGEEGFERLDAGITPDIVREISAKKDEPQWMLDLRLKSLEIFNRFPDPTWGPSIEGLDMDNIVTYVKPNTDQKHDWESVPDNIKSTFERLGIPEAERSYLAGVGAQYDSELVYHNMQDTASKMGIVYSGIEEALHDPQWEPLIHEKFMTLIPPTDHKFAALHGAVWSGGSFVYVPRGTKLDFPLQSYFRLNAKGAGQFEHTLIIVEDDADLHFIEGCSAPKYNVANLHAGAVELFVGKRAHLRYSTIENWSKNMYNLNTKRARVDEDGDIEWISGSFGSHVGYLYPMSVLNGRRARSSFTGITFAGAGQNLDTGCKVVLNAPDTSATVETKGISKSGGIQTFRSSIVATPKAEGSKATVSCQSLMLDDQSRSDTIPAMDIRAKNVDIGHEATIGRIGDDKVFYLMSRGISEEEARTMIVNGFANPVSKELPLEYAVEMNNLIKLEMEGAIG, from the coding sequence ATGACCAAGAACCGCACCGAGGTCGCGGACATCGACCGCAGCCTCTACGACTTCACCTATGGCGAGGAGGGATTTGAGCGCCTCGACGCCGGCATCACGCCCGACATCGTGCGCGAGATCAGCGCCAAGAAGGACGAGCCGCAGTGGATGCTCGACCTGCGCTTAAAGTCCCTCGAAATCTTCAACCGCTTCCCCGACCCGACGTGGGGCCCCTCCATCGAAGGCCTGGACATGGACAACATCGTCACCTACGTCAAACCCAACACCGACCAAAAGCACGACTGGGAGTCGGTGCCCGACAACATCAAGAGCACCTTTGAGCGCCTGGGCATCCCCGAGGCCGAACGTAGCTACCTGGCGGGCGTCGGCGCGCAGTACGACTCCGAGCTCGTCTACCACAACATGCAGGACACGGCGTCCAAGATGGGCATCGTCTACTCCGGCATCGAGGAGGCCCTGCACGACCCGCAGTGGGAGCCGCTCATCCACGAGAAGTTCATGACACTTATCCCGCCCACCGACCACAAGTTTGCGGCACTGCACGGCGCCGTGTGGTCGGGCGGCTCGTTTGTCTACGTGCCCCGCGGCACCAAGCTCGATTTTCCGCTGCAGAGCTACTTCCGCCTCAACGCCAAGGGCGCCGGCCAGTTTGAGCACACGCTCATCATCGTCGAGGACGACGCCGACCTGCACTTTATCGAGGGCTGCTCCGCGCCCAAGTACAACGTGGCCAACCTCCACGCCGGCGCTGTGGAGCTTTTTGTGGGTAAGCGTGCGCACCTGCGCTACTCAACCATCGAGAACTGGTCCAAGAACATGTACAACCTCAACACCAAGCGTGCGCGCGTGGACGAGGACGGCGACATCGAGTGGATCAGCGGCTCTTTCGGCAGCCACGTGGGCTACCTCTACCCCATGAGCGTGCTCAACGGCCGCCGCGCCCGCTCGAGCTTTACCGGCATCACCTTTGCCGGCGCCGGCCAGAACCTCGATACCGGCTGCAAGGTCGTGCTCAACGCGCCCGACACTTCGGCAACCGTCGAGACCAAGGGTATCTCCAAGAGCGGCGGCATCCAGACGTTCCGTAGCTCCATCGTGGCCACGCCTAAGGCCGAGGGTTCCAAGGCAACCGTGAGCTGCCAGTCGCTGATGCTCGACGACCAGAGCCGCTCCGACACCATCCCCGCCATGGACATCCGCGCCAAGAACGTCGACATCGGCCACGAGGCCACCATCGGCCGCATCGGCGACGACAAGGTGTTCTACCTGATGAGCCGCGGCATATCGGAGGAAGAGGCCCGCACCATGATCGTCAACGGCTTTGCCAACCCGGTCTCCAAGGAGCTGCCGCTTGAGTACGCCGTCGAGATGAACAACCTGATCAAGCTCGAGATGGAAGGAGCGATCGGATAA
- a CDS encoding SufD family Fe-S cluster assembly protein, protein MKQETNTAATTLEQVNAMPAATWGWLKMNQTKLELSDELAAAPAEAVEVEGLDEQFAGSADAFDTAMDAMAERFPERRASAPGDAVDRARITPETELDVPATSVYQAGAIKLEEELSPAEAFETGMGEAAYTYLADHATKRVVIDVPAYGRATVTVRVSGVDAATAIAAIDVVARPQATLDLQIALDSPVNGQGVVGSVLRVCAYEYATVNVTCTQTLDDSWIALDDTGLFLDEGARVNVQHTVLGAGASATGLAGDLLGDTAKATIDTDYLGAREQVRDFNYELRHRGRKTECEIDANGVLTGTSKKVYRGTIDLVHGCKGATGTERETVLLANKGVDNKTVPVILCDEDDVAGNHGATIGHVRDEQLFYLACRGLDQNAAEDLFIRAKLEDAALSATDERTRAAVVRLGNNLIDNFEEELA, encoded by the coding sequence ATGAAACAGGAAACCAACACCGCTGCTACCACGCTCGAGCAGGTCAACGCTATGCCGGCCGCCACTTGGGGTTGGCTCAAGATGAACCAGACCAAGCTCGAGCTTTCGGACGAACTTGCCGCCGCTCCCGCCGAGGCCGTTGAGGTCGAGGGCCTGGACGAGCAGTTTGCCGGCTCGGCCGACGCCTTCGATACCGCCATGGACGCCATGGCCGAGCGCTTCCCCGAGCGCCGTGCCTCCGCCCCCGGCGACGCCGTCGACCGCGCCCGCATCACGCCCGAGACCGAGCTCGACGTGCCCGCCACCTCCGTCTACCAGGCCGGCGCTATCAAGCTCGAAGAGGAGCTCTCCCCCGCTGAGGCCTTCGAGACCGGCATGGGCGAGGCCGCCTACACCTATCTGGCCGATCACGCCACCAAGCGCGTCGTCATCGATGTGCCCGCGTACGGACGCGCCACGGTTACCGTGCGCGTGAGCGGTGTCGACGCCGCCACGGCCATCGCCGCTATCGACGTCGTCGCCCGCCCGCAGGCAACGCTCGACCTGCAGATCGCCCTAGACTCCCCCGTCAACGGCCAAGGCGTCGTGGGCTCCGTGCTACGCGTGTGCGCTTACGAGTACGCCACTGTCAACGTAACCTGCACGCAGACGCTCGATGACAGCTGGATCGCGCTCGACGACACCGGTCTGTTCCTGGACGAGGGCGCGCGCGTCAACGTGCAGCACACCGTCCTGGGTGCCGGTGCCAGCGCCACCGGCCTTGCCGGCGACCTGCTGGGCGACACCGCCAAGGCAACGATCGATACCGATTACCTTGGCGCCCGCGAGCAGGTGCGCGACTTTAACTACGAGCTGCGCCACCGCGGCCGCAAGACCGAGTGCGAGATCGACGCCAACGGCGTGCTGACCGGCACGTCCAAGAAGGTCTACCGCGGCACCATCGACCTCGTGCACGGCTGCAAGGGCGCAACCGGCACCGAGCGCGAAACCGTGCTGCTGGCCAACAAGGGCGTCGACAACAAGACCGTTCCCGTCATCCTCTGCGACGAGGACGACGTCGCCGGCAACCACGGCGCCACCATCGGTCACGTCCGTGACGAGCAGCTGTTCTATCTCGCCTGCCGCGGCCTTGACCAAAACGCCGCCGAGGACCTGTTCATCCGCGCCAAGCTGGAGGACGCCGCGCTTTCCGCCACTGACGAGCGCACCCGCGCTGCCGTCGTCCGCTTGGGCAATAACCTGATCGACAACTTTGAGGAGGAGCTCGCATGA
- a CDS encoding SufS family cysteine desulfurase, translating into MIDTEHVKCDTCTAPEPMELDASDEASRGWPTVDIETNPYKAQFPLFQQHPEIAFLDSAATAQRPACVLDAERDFYQRMNANPLRGLYSLSVEATEAIAKVRQQIADVIGAPQANEVVFTRNTSESLNLVAKSFAPTVLEPGDEVVITIMEHHSNLIPWQQVCRETGAKLVYLYPTKTGQLTTEEVLSKVGPKTKILAVGQVSNVLGVENPVKNLGKLVHKYGGYLVVDGAQSLPHMPVDVADLGADFFAFSAHKAMGPMGIGVLWGKMDLLNAMPPMLTGGEMIDSVTEQDAVWAPVPEKFEAGTQDAAGIFATGAALDYLVNTVGYENIQTREKALVHYLMGELMQLDFVQIIGSIYWDNHHGVVSFNVKGIHPHDVASIMDMDGVCIRAGHHCAQPLLTWLGVENLACCRASVAFYNDKADIDKFIAGLHHVWSTFNG; encoded by the coding sequence ATGATCGACACCGAGCACGTTAAATGCGACACCTGTACCGCACCGGAGCCTATGGAGCTCGACGCCAGCGACGAGGCCTCGCGCGGCTGGCCTACCGTCGACATCGAGACCAACCCCTACAAGGCGCAGTTCCCGCTGTTCCAGCAGCACCCCGAGATCGCCTTCCTCGATAGCGCCGCCACCGCGCAGCGTCCCGCCTGCGTGCTCGACGCCGAGCGCGACTTCTACCAGCGCATGAACGCCAACCCCCTGCGTGGCCTGTACTCGCTGTCCGTCGAGGCCACCGAGGCCATCGCGAAGGTGCGCCAGCAGATCGCCGACGTCATCGGCGCCCCCCAGGCCAACGAGGTCGTCTTCACCCGCAACACGAGCGAGTCGCTCAACCTGGTCGCCAAGAGCTTTGCGCCCACGGTCCTCGAGCCGGGCGACGAGGTCGTCATCACCATCATGGAGCACCACTCTAACCTGATCCCGTGGCAGCAGGTCTGCCGCGAGACCGGCGCCAAGCTCGTCTACCTCTACCCCACCAAGACCGGTCAGCTCACGACCGAGGAGGTTCTGTCCAAGGTGGGCCCCAAGACCAAGATCTTGGCTGTGGGTCAGGTCTCTAACGTCCTGGGCGTCGAGAACCCGGTCAAGAATCTCGGCAAGCTCGTGCACAAGTACGGCGGCTATCTGGTCGTCGACGGCGCGCAGTCGCTGCCGCACATGCCGGTCGATGTGGCCGATCTGGGCGCCGACTTCTTTGCCTTTAGCGCGCACAAGGCCATGGGCCCCATGGGCATCGGCGTGCTGTGGGGCAAGATGGACCTGCTCAACGCCATGCCGCCCATGCTCACCGGCGGCGAGATGATCGACTCGGTCACCGAGCAGGACGCCGTCTGGGCGCCCGTCCCCGAGAAATTCGAGGCCGGCACGCAGGACGCCGCCGGCATCTTCGCCACGGGCGCGGCGCTTGACTACCTGGTCAACACGGTAGGCTACGAAAACATCCAGACCCGTGAGAAGGCACTCGTCCACTACCTGATGGGCGAGCTCATGCAGCTCGACTTTGTCCAGATCATCGGCTCCATCTATTGGGACAACCACCACGGCGTCGTCAGCTTTAACGTCAAGGGCATCCACCCGCACGATGTCGCGAGCATCATGGACATGGACGGCGTTTGCATCCGCGCCGGTCACCACTGCGCGCAGCCTCTGCTCACCTGGCTGGGCGTCGAGAACCTTGCCTGCTGCCGCGCCAGCGTGGCCTTCTACAACGACAAGGCCGATATCGACAAGTTCATCGCCGGCCTGCATCACGTTTGGAGCACGTTCAATGGGTAA
- a CDS encoding SUF system NifU family Fe-S cluster assembly protein, producing MGNLYTSTTFMEHNSHPDYKYEMDAPTHEHDGINPSCGDELTLQLRVENNVIEEASFTGHGCAISQASADIMADLITGETVEEARRLAGLFLAMIRGEQLSEEDLEDLDEAAQLQDISHMPARVKCAELAWRTLDGMLEGQANQ from the coding sequence ATGGGTAATCTGTACACCTCTACCACGTTTATGGAGCACAACTCGCACCCCGACTACAAGTACGAGATGGATGCCCCCACGCACGAGCACGACGGCATCAACCCCAGCTGCGGCGATGAGCTCACTCTGCAGCTGCGTGTCGAGAACAACGTGATCGAGGAGGCCTCCTTTACCGGTCACGGCTGCGCCATCAGCCAGGCCAGCGCCGATATCATGGCCGACCTCATCACCGGCGAGACGGTCGAGGAGGCTCGTCGTCTGGCAGGGCTTTTCCTCGCCATGATCCGTGGCGAGCAGCTCTCCGAGGAGGACCTGGAAGACCTGGACGAGGCCGCCCAGCTCCAGGACATCTCGCACATGCCTGCCCGCGTCAAATGCGCCGAGCTCGCCTGGCGCACCCTCGACGGCATGCTCGAGGGGCAAGCTAACCAGTAG
- a CDS encoding transposase yields MQRVWKTITGFYHVCARGMGGQLIFESDEDRWEFLELMRDCCRDAQVTIVAWCLMSDYVDLVLLDYEDKMSAAMQRLLLTYARRFNKRTGRAGCLFRERFERRSLDTDWQVMEAIRSVCANPQVAGISLIERYPWSSFAEHLRAYDSDAGDAKRGFSDPSCVLELFGSAKAFIAYSLSTFDDGESAMPDLEETEWERHAFADRLAKSLGAPLHGVKAAPPAQRDTVIVGLHDAGFTVRQIEHYTGIGKSTVSRIVRTRTGAAMRAGGNVM; encoded by the coding sequence GTGCAGCGCGTTTGGAAAACGATCACCGGTTTTTACCATGTTTGTGCCCGCGGTATGGGCGGGCAGTTGATCTTTGAGAGCGACGAGGACCGGTGGGAGTTTTTGGAACTGATGCGCGACTGCTGCCGCGATGCCCAGGTGACGATTGTGGCGTGGTGTCTCATGAGCGACTACGTGGATCTGGTGCTTTTGGATTACGAGGACAAAATGAGCGCTGCTATGCAGCGGCTACTGTTGACGTATGCTCGTCGGTTCAATAAGCGTACTGGGCGCGCGGGCTGCCTATTTCGTGAGCGTTTTGAGCGCCGCTCGCTCGATACCGACTGGCAGGTGATGGAGGCTATTCGCTCCGTGTGCGCCAATCCGCAGGTGGCGGGCATTAGCCTAATCGAGCGTTATCCCTGGAGCAGCTTTGCGGAGCATCTGCGCGCTTACGACAGTGATGCGGGCGATGCCAAGAGGGGATTTTCCGATCCTTCTTGCGTGCTTGAGCTTTTTGGTTCTGCCAAGGCCTTTATTGCCTATTCGCTTTCGACGTTCGACGACGGCGAGTCGGCGATGCCCGATCTGGAAGAGACGGAGTGGGAACGCCACGCCTTTGCCGACAGGTTGGCGAAGAGCCTCGGGGCTCCGCTACACGGGGTTAAAGCCGCACCGCCTGCGCAGCGTGATACCGTTATTGTTGGATTGCACGATGCCGGTTTCACGGTGCGCCAGATTGAGCACTATACCGGGATTGGCAAAAGTACGGTTTCTCGTATTGTGCGGACCCGTACGGGGGCGGCGATGCGGGCTGGCGGAAACGTGATGTAG
- a CDS encoding GGGtGRT protein — protein MTVTFEGYERRADKINKCLADNGIASLEEALQICTDKGFNPREIVNNTQSIAFQNAEWAYTLGCALAVKRGAKSASEAAAIIGEGIQAFTVPGSVAEDRKVGLGHGNLGAMLLSDDTECFAFLAGHESFAAAEGAIGLALNANKARKKPLRVILNGLGKDAAQIIARINGFTYVKTQFDYFTGELKVVETIPYSDGPRAAVNCYGADDVREGVAIMWHENVDISITGNSTNPTRFQHPVAGTYKKERLEAGKKYFSVASGGGTGRTLHPDNMGAGPASYGMTDTMGRMHSDAQFAGSSSVPAHVDMMGLIGMGNNPMVGATVACAVAVEEALKA, from the coding sequence ATGACTGTTACGTTCGAAGGTTACGAGCGCCGCGCTGACAAGATCAACAAGTGCCTCGCCGACAACGGCATCGCCTCCCTCGAGGAAGCTCTGCAGATCTGCACCGACAAGGGCTTCAACCCGCGTGAGATCGTCAACAACACCCAGTCCATCGCCTTCCAGAACGCCGAGTGGGCCTACACCCTCGGCTGCGCTCTCGCTGTCAAGCGTGGCGCCAAGTCCGCTTCTGAGGCTGCTGCCATCATCGGCGAGGGCATCCAGGCCTTCACCGTTCCCGGCTCCGTCGCCGAGGACCGCAAGGTCGGTCTGGGCCACGGCAACCTGGGCGCCATGCTGCTCTCCGACGACACCGAGTGCTTCGCCTTCCTGGCTGGCCACGAGTCCTTCGCTGCCGCTGAGGGCGCTATCGGCCTGGCTCTGAACGCCAACAAGGCTCGCAAGAAGCCGCTGCGCGTTATCCTCAACGGTCTGGGCAAGGACGCCGCTCAGATCATCGCCCGCATCAACGGCTTCACCTACGTGAAGACCCAGTTCGACTACTTCACGGGCGAGCTCAAGGTCGTCGAGACCATCCCCTACTCCGATGGTCCCCGCGCCGCCGTCAACTGCTACGGCGCCGACGACGTCCGCGAGGGCGTTGCCATCATGTGGCACGAGAACGTCGACATCTCGATCACCGGTAACTCCACCAACCCCACGCGCTTCCAGCACCCCGTCGCTGGCACCTACAAGAAGGAGCGCCTCGAGGCTGGCAAGAAGTACTTCTCCGTCGCTTCTGGTGGCGGCACTGGCCGTACCCTGCACCCGGACAACATGGGCGCCGGCCCTGCCTCTTACGGCATGACCGACACCATGGGCCGTATGCACTCCGACGCCCAGTTCGCCGGTTCTTCCTCCGTGCCTGCGCACGTCGACATGATGGGTCTCATCGGCATGGGCAACAACCCCATGGTCGGTGCCACCGTTGCCTGCGCTGTCGCCGTCGAGGAGGCCCTCAAGGCCTAA
- a CDS encoding FAD-binding protein: MESTDVLVIGSGIAGLCAAIEAARAGATVAIACAGKTMSGSSFFPGTWGLGLIGPVDKDDEQDLIDTIQTVGGGVADPELVQTFVHGIPQAIDWLEQDLGVELQRPQSAESAQQKQFIPCFDHKTRMWRGLTRKPLEDACTAQIDSLGIRLLPRHELIDLVEDTNGKIVGAMLFNQTDERIVTFTAKATIIAAGGTGGLFERSLTSADVLSSSQAIARSHGASLTNIEFMQMMPGFIEPKCNLVFNEKTWRYVKFDQPVDIADEELDDLLEQRSGYGPFTSRLASRAIDLAIDQAGVEGLALHYDFPREDVPEFVQTFATWLQDEHGIAPSDEMRVAMYAHAANGGIKIDKTAYTGVEGLYACGEATGGMHGADRIGGLSSANGIVFGRIAGASAARAALDAPEADAPVDVALPEHGIATAVAERLTRCLKHTMSTYCMINRTEPGLSEALQELESLQDEATSLHKPHANDSEIAALARLKSQIQLAAEMVKAMRKRTESLGSHYRAN, from the coding sequence ATGGAATCAACTGATGTACTGGTAATCGGATCGGGCATCGCGGGCCTTTGCGCCGCCATAGAAGCAGCACGCGCGGGCGCGACCGTTGCCATCGCATGCGCTGGCAAGACCATGAGCGGATCGAGCTTCTTCCCGGGCACCTGGGGCCTCGGGCTTATTGGTCCCGTCGACAAAGACGACGAACAAGACCTTATCGACACCATCCAAACCGTCGGTGGCGGCGTTGCCGACCCCGAACTCGTCCAGACGTTCGTCCACGGCATTCCCCAAGCGATTGACTGGCTCGAACAGGATCTGGGCGTAGAACTCCAGCGTCCGCAAAGCGCCGAAAGCGCCCAGCAAAAGCAATTTATCCCCTGCTTCGACCACAAGACGAGAATGTGGCGCGGCCTCACCCGCAAACCCCTCGAAGACGCGTGTACGGCCCAGATCGACTCGCTCGGCATACGCCTGCTCCCCCGCCACGAGCTTATCGATCTTGTTGAGGATACGAACGGAAAAATTGTCGGCGCCATGCTCTTCAACCAAACGGACGAGCGCATTGTGACCTTTACAGCCAAGGCCACTATCATCGCCGCCGGCGGTACCGGCGGTCTATTCGAGCGCAGCCTCACTTCCGCCGACGTGCTCAGCTCATCACAAGCCATCGCGCGGTCGCACGGTGCGTCCCTTACTAATATAGAGTTCATGCAGATGATGCCCGGCTTCATTGAGCCTAAGTGCAACCTTGTCTTTAACGAAAAGACCTGGCGCTATGTCAAGTTCGACCAACCGGTCGACATTGCCGACGAAGAGTTAGACGATCTGCTTGAGCAACGCTCAGGATATGGCCCCTTCACTTCGCGCTTGGCTTCTCGCGCCATCGATCTTGCCATCGATCAAGCGGGTGTCGAAGGTCTGGCGCTCCACTACGACTTCCCTCGCGAGGATGTTCCCGAGTTCGTGCAGACCTTTGCCACCTGGCTGCAAGACGAGCACGGTATCGCGCCGAGCGACGAGATGCGCGTGGCGATGTATGCCCACGCCGCCAACGGCGGCATCAAGATCGACAAGACCGCGTACACGGGCGTTGAGGGCCTCTACGCCTGCGGCGAGGCAACAGGCGGCATGCACGGCGCTGACCGCATCGGAGGCCTGTCGAGCGCCAATGGCATCGTATTCGGGCGTATCGCGGGCGCATCGGCGGCTCGAGCAGCACTGGACGCTCCCGAGGCTGACGCACCGGTGGATGTCGCCCTCCCCGAGCATGGCATCGCTACAGCAGTCGCCGAGCGCCTAACCCGCTGCCTCAAACACACAATGAGCACCTACTGCATGATCAACAGGACCGAACCAGGCCTATCCGAGGCGCTTCAAGAGCTTGAAAGCCTACAAGACGAGGCGACGTCGCTGCATAAGCCGCACGCCAATGACAGCGAAATCGCTGCCCTCGCCCGCCTAAAGTCGCAGATTCAGCTGGCTGCGGAGATGGTCAAAGCCATGCGCAAACGGACTGAAAGCCTCGGTTCGCACTATCGAGCGAATTAA